Proteins from a single region of Candidatus Desulfofervidus auxilii:
- a CDS encoding NAD-dependent epimerase/dehydratase family protein: protein MRVLILGADGYIGWPTCMYFSRRGHEVIGIDNYFRRKACIELDCEPLFSTPTLIERAKIWKDLTGKEIHIHIGDVTDYHFIKSIFKEYRPETVIHYAEQPSAPYSMIDRDKAAFTVKNNLISTLNVAYAVKEVVPTCHIIKIGTMGEYGTPNIDIEEGWIEIEHKGRKDKFLFPRQASSLYHTTKIQDTDLLWFYVRTWGIRVTDLMQGPVYGISTDEADLDKRLMPHFNYDEIFGTVLNRFVVQAVAGYPLTVYGKGGQTRGYINLRDTLQCVYLAAINPPKQGELRIFNQITETFTVNQLAEKVKKVGEKLGYEVKINHIENPRKEAEEHYYNPKYTGLLELGLKPHYLTDEVLIGMFKVVEKYKDNIKIHKIFKGIKWN from the coding sequence ATGCGTGTACTTATTCTTGGAGCAGATGGTTATATAGGATGGCCGACATGTATGTATTTTTCTCGTAGAGGACACGAAGTTATCGGGATAGATAATTATTTTAGGCGTAAAGCTTGTATAGAGCTAGACTGTGAACCTCTCTTTTCAACTCCAACTCTTATAGAAAGAGCAAAAATTTGGAAAGATCTAACTGGTAAAGAGATCCATATTCATATCGGAGATGTAACAGATTATCATTTTATTAAATCTATTTTTAAAGAATACAGACCAGAGACAGTTATTCACTATGCTGAGCAACCTTCTGCACCTTATTCTATGATAGACAGAGACAAAGCTGCTTTTACCGTCAAAAACAATCTTATAAGCACGCTAAATGTTGCTTATGCAGTAAAAGAGGTAGTTCCTACCTGTCACATTATAAAAATTGGAACGATGGGGGAATATGGAACGCCAAATATTGATATTGAAGAAGGCTGGATAGAAATAGAGCACAAAGGTAGAAAAGACAAGTTCCTTTTCCCTCGCCAAGCAAGCTCTCTTTATCATACAACTAAAATACAAGATACAGACCTTCTTTGGTTTTATGTAAGAACTTGGGGAATAAGAGTAACAGATCTTATGCAGGGGCCAGTTTATGGAATCTCTACGGATGAAGCAGATCTTGATAAAAGACTTATGCCACATTTCAATTATGATGAAATTTTTGGAACAGTTCTTAATCGATTTGTAGTCCAAGCCGTAGCAGGTTATCCTTTAACTGTTTATGGTAAAGGAGGACAAACAAGAGGGTATATAAATTTAAGAGATACACTTCAGTGTGTATATCTCGCGGCAATAAATCCCCCTAAGCAGGGAGAACTAAGAATATTTAATCAAATAACCGAAACTTTTACAGTGAATCAACTTGCAGAAAAAGTTAAAAAAGTAGGAGAAAAATTGGGATACGAAGTAAAGATAAATCATATCGAAAATCCTCGTAAAGAAGCTGAAGAACATTATTATAATCCTAAATACACAGGTCTTTTAGAACTCGGTCTAAAACCACATTATTTGACAGATGAGGTTTTGATAGGGATGTTTAAAGTTGTAGAAAAATATAAAGATAATATAAAAATTCATAAAATTTTTAAAGGAATAAAGTGGAACTAA
- a CDS encoding polysaccharide biosynthesis protein, which yields MIDFSYFSNKIILITGAAGTVGKELIRQLLKYKPAEIRLLDNNETEIFFLMEKYKYISFIKCFLGDIRDKDRMKRIMKCVDIVFHTAAFKHVILSEYHPFDVIQTNILATQNIIEAALENNVEKVIFTSSDKAVNPTNVMGASKLMCEKLITAANTLTYGNKTIFVSVRFGNIIGSRGSVVPVFMNQIKLGGPVTVTDKRMTRFIMTVEQAANLILKAALLAKGGEVFITKMPVMRIIDLAEVMIDILAPKYGYSPETIEIKEIGAKPGEKLYEELMNEEEKKRSLELKDMFVTLPAFKDVYKIEYSYPQVVREQIDKAYNSANEIPLTKNQLKDYLIKNRILEKVEGEIL from the coding sequence ATGATTGATTTTTCTTATTTTTCTAATAAAATTATTCTTATTACCGGTGCTGCAGGTACTGTTGGCAAAGAACTGATAAGACAACTTTTAAAATACAAACCAGCTGAAATAAGACTTTTAGATAACAATGAAACTGAAATTTTCTTTTTAATGGAAAAATATAAATATATTTCTTTTATAAAATGTTTTTTAGGTGATATAAGAGATAAAGATAGAATGAAAAGAATAATGAAATGTGTAGATATTGTTTTTCATACTGCTGCTTTTAAACACGTGATTCTTTCTGAATATCATCCTTTTGATGTAATTCAAACTAATATCTTAGCTACCCAAAATATTATTGAAGCGGCTTTAGAAAATAATGTAGAAAAAGTAATTTTTACAAGTAGTGATAAAGCCGTTAATCCTACCAATGTAATGGGAGCTTCAAAGTTAATGTGTGAGAAACTAATCACTGCTGCAAATACTCTTACCTATGGTAATAAAACAATCTTTGTTAGTGTAAGATTTGGTAATATTATTGGTTCTCGTGGCTCAGTAGTGCCTGTATTTATGAACCAGATAAAATTAGGAGGGCCTGTTACGGTTACAGATAAAAGAATGACACGCTTTATCATGACTGTTGAACAAGCAGCCAATTTAATATTAAAAGCAGCTTTATTAGCTAAAGGAGGTGAAGTTTTTATTACTAAAATGCCGGTTATGCGTATTATAGATCTGGCTGAAGTGATGATTGATATTTTGGCACCAAAATATGGTTATTCTCCAGAAACTATAGAAATAAAAGAAATAGGTGCTAAACCTGGTGAAAAATTATATGAAGAACTTATGAATGAAGAAGAAAAAAAAAGATCTTTAGAATTAAAAGATATGTTTGTTACTTTACCGGCATTTAAAGATGTATATAAAATTGAGTATTCATATCCTCAAGTGGTGAGAGAACAGATAGATAAAGCTTATAATTCAGCTAACGAGATTCCTTTGACTAAAAATCAATTAAAAGATTATCTCATTAAAAATAGAATATTAGAGAAAGTAGAAGGAGAAATCTTATAA